From Megalobrama amblycephala isolate DHTTF-2021 linkage group LG24, ASM1881202v1, whole genome shotgun sequence, the proteins below share one genomic window:
- the thap3 gene encoding LOW QUALITY PROTEIN: THAP domain-containing protein 3 (The sequence of the model RefSeq protein was modified relative to this genomic sequence to represent the inferred CDS: inserted 1 base in 1 codon), which yields MPKSCSAYNCTNRYNNKNPEITFHRFPFSKPSVLKQWLDNIGRDDFQPRKHMVICSLHFTPDCFSGLGNRKNLLWNAVPTLFAVPHQDAQQNNSRKRLKRALKPAADKCDGIAPDXTPPFTEDTQTEEMHEDAQHFHSNVEDFCQNTKDFAATDHTYALSDPCTTKARLFNVLDANRWLQRRLQTKCRVIKRMKIKLQDAQRELLTLRRQLSYRDTHRQRHSQLPIQCGSGSKT from the exons ATGCCGAAAAGTTGTTCTGCATATAATTGCACAAATAGGTACAATAACAAAAATCCTGAGATCACGTTCCACAG GTTCCCTTTCAGCAAACCATCGGTTCTGAAACAATGGTTAGATAACATTGGACGTGACGACTTTCAGCCAAGGAAGCACATGGTTATCTGTTCACTTCATTTCACCCCGGACTGTTTTAGTGGTTTGGGCAACCGCAAAAATCTGTTGTGGAACGCAGTGCCAACTCTCTTTGCAGTCCCACATCAGGATGCACAG CAAAATAATTCTAGGAAGAGGCTGAAGAGGGCTTTAAAACCTGCTGCTGATAAATGTGATGGCATTGCACCTG AGACACCTCCTTTCACTGAGGATACTCAAACTGAAGAGATGCATGAGGATGCTCAACACTTTCACAGTAATGTAGAGGATTTCTGTCAAAACACAAAG gaTTTTGCAGCCACAGACCACACCTATGCCCTTTCGGATCCATGCACGACCAAAGCCCGTCTGTTTAACGTTTTAGATGCCAACAGATGGCTACAGAGAAGGTTGCAAACCAAATGCAGAGTGATAAAAAGAATGAAAATTAAACTGCAAGATGCTCAAAGAGAACTTTTGACTTTGCGTCGACAGCTCAGCTATAGAGACACACATCGCCAAAGACACTCACAGCTCCCAATACAGTGTGGCAGTGGCTCCAAGACCTAG